The following are from one region of the Candidatus Acidulodesulfobacterium ferriphilum genome:
- a CDS encoding SDR family oxidoreductase: MKTVLITGSTDGIGKQTAIILAKKGFFVLIHGRSGEKCKQTVDEISALTKNKHLDYFVYDLISLKEVFNFFNEVKRRYDNLDVLINNAGVYLNDYTLSPEGIEATFQINYLSMFFLTLNLIPIIKPRQSEAARIINVSSMAHSSEMDFENLITTAKYDGHRAYGLSKLCVIYFTIELSERLKDKNITVNCLHPGVINTKLLRAGWGGFGKFFSRDAGEGAITPVYLATSDDVANITGKYFSDLKIVKPNPVSHDINARKKLWQLSEESIRQKGYDVQEPDINI, encoded by the coding sequence ATGAAAACGGTTCTTATTACCGGCTCAACAGACGGAATAGGCAAGCAGACGGCGATTATCCTTGCCAAAAAAGGTTTTTTTGTGTTAATACACGGAAGAAGCGGGGAGAAATGCAAGCAAACCGTGGATGAAATTTCCGCCTTAACTAAAAATAAACATTTGGATTACTTTGTTTATGACTTAATATCTTTAAAAGAGGTTTTTAACTTTTTCAACGAGGTTAAAAGGAGATACGATAATCTGGATGTCTTAATAAACAATGCGGGCGTTTATTTAAACGATTATACACTTTCCCCCGAGGGCATAGAGGCAACATTTCAGATAAACTATCTTTCCATGTTTTTTCTGACATTAAATCTCATTCCCATAATTAAACCGAGGCAATCCGAAGCGGCGCGCATAATAAACGTAAGTTCTATGGCGCATTCTTCCGAAATGGATTTTGAAAATTTAATAACCACGGCAAAATATGACGGACACAGGGCGTATGGTCTTTCCAAATTATGCGTCATTTATTTTACCATCGAATTAAGCGAAAGGCTGAAGGATAAAAATATCACGGTAAACTGCCTTCATCCTGGCGTAATAAATACAAAGTTGTTAAGGGCGGGCTGGGGCGGATTCGGCAAGTTTTTCAGCAGGGATGCGGGCGAAGGGGCAATTACGCCTGTTTATCTGGCAACCTCGGATGATGTAGCAAATATTACGGGAAAATACTTTAGTGACCTTAAAATAGTAAAACCGAATCCCGTAAGCCACGATATAAATGCAAGAAAAAAATTGTGGCAGCTTAGCGAAGAATCAATAAGGCAAAAAGGGTATGATGTGCAGGAACCGGATATAAATATATAA
- a CDS encoding DUF488 family protein has translation MINIKRVYEEPSDEDGIRILVDRLWPRGMSKEKAKINFWFKDIAPSNELRKLYHTAAIDFNEFKKRYLKELSEYSHSRNSFDEPESGNSLAEISRLLKTGGKNITLLYGLKDEINNNAAVLKEFILKSV, from the coding sequence ATGATAAACATAAAAAGAGTTTATGAAGAACCATCGGACGAAGACGGCATAAGAATATTGGTCGATAGGCTATGGCCGAGAGGCATGAGCAAAGAAAAAGCCAAGATAAATTTCTGGTTTAAAGACATCGCTCCTTCAAACGAATTAAGGAAACTGTATCATACGGCGGCAATCGATTTTAACGAATTTAAAAAAAGATACTTAAAGGAGCTTTCAGAATACTCCCACAGCCGTAATTCGTTCGACGAACCGGAATCAGGTAATTCGCTGGCGGAAATATCCCGATTATTAAAAACCGGCGGTAAAAATATAACCCTGCTGTACGGTCTGAAGGACGAAATAAACAATAATGCCGCAGTTCTGAAAGAATTTATATTGAAATCGGTATAA
- a CDS encoding DUF488 family protein: protein MINIKRIYDEPSEEDGIRILVDRLWPRGVSKEKAEINFWFKDIAPSNEFKKSHGQKLNFNM from the coding sequence ATGATAAACATAAAAAGGATTTACGACGAACCGTCGGAGGAAGACGGCATAAGAATATTGGTCGATAGGCTATGGCCGAGGGGCGTAAGCAAAGAAAAAGCCGAAATAAATTTCTGGTTTAAAGACATCGCTCCTTCAAATGAATTTAAGAAAAGTCATGGTCAAAAACTTAATTTTAATATGTGA
- a CDS encoding sulfite oxidase-like oxidoreductase — MIPPNQNKVDDLIQLDLGYIPDISVEDYRLTINGFVDNPVILTYADIVNIGNDKVIDDFHCVTGWTKESAEWKGVLSKKIIAEVKPHKYAKHVLIASYDGYTTNVGIDFLLKDNSILAIKYGGEVLTPEHGFPVRLVIPGKYAYKSAKWVKAVTFLDKEELGYWEQRGYSNSADPFKEERYASER, encoded by the coding sequence ATGATTCCGCCAAATCAAAACAAAGTTGACGATTTGATTCAACTGGATTTAGGTTATATTCCCGATATAAGTGTCGAAGATTACAGGCTGACGATAAACGGCTTTGTCGATAATCCCGTCATTTTGACTTATGCCGATATTGTTAATATCGGAAACGATAAAGTAATAGACGACTTTCATTGCGTTACCGGCTGGACGAAAGAATCCGCCGAATGGAAGGGCGTTTTATCAAAAAAGATTATAGCGGAAGTTAAACCCCATAAATATGCAAAGCATGTTTTGATAGCTTCCTACGACGGTTATACGACAAATGTGGGCATTGATTTTTTATTGAAAGATAATTCCATACTTGCAATTAAATACGGCGGAGAAGTTTTAACTCCCGAACACGGTTTTCCGGTGCGGTTGGTTATCCCCGGTAAATACGCATATAAAAGCGCCAAATGGGTAAAAGCCGTTACTTTCTTAGATAAAGAAGAGCTTGGATACTGGGAGCAAAGGGGTTATTCCAATAGCGCAGACCCCTTTAAAGAAGAAAGGTATGCTTCGGAAAGGTAA
- a CDS encoding HTH domain-containing protein, giving the protein MADFLENIVRFHAGIINDTPLSFTRYLYDKIDFNERLIGIVGQRGVGKSTLMLQYLKKNFINPEDGLYLSLDNPIVAGINLTLFTEDFVAKNGKLLILDEVHKYNNFHQHIKSIYDSFKKLKIIFSGSSELHLKRDGVDLSRRAIVYNMNGLSFREFINLETGLNFPAVSIKDIVQNHYAVSLNITNKIKPLSYFEKYLNYGYYPFYKESKSGYLIKLYNVINEVLEGDMVILGLIHPSHIHKIKKLLDILCASDPFKINIEKLAASAEIDRNTVYKYIKNLNESHLITVLYQKAKGYGIMTKPEKLYLNNSNLVYALCNNNSLGTIREIFFINQVSAVVQRVNSYKSGDFIVDDKFIFEIGGKNKDFSQIKDIENSFLALDGIEIGYKRKIPLWLFGFLY; this is encoded by the coding sequence ATGGCTGATTTTTTAGAAAATATAGTAAGATTCCATGCCGGCATAATTAACGATACACCATTATCTTTCACGCGATATCTATACGACAAAATTGATTTTAATGAAAGATTAATAGGAATTGTAGGGCAAAGAGGGGTCGGAAAATCTACTTTAATGCTGCAATATCTTAAAAAAAATTTTATCAATCCTGAAGATGGACTATATCTTTCTTTAGACAATCCTATAGTAGCAGGGATTAATTTGACGCTTTTTACAGAAGATTTTGTAGCCAAAAATGGAAAATTGCTTATTTTAGATGAGGTTCATAAATATAACAATTTTCACCAGCATATAAAATCTATTTACGATTCTTTTAAAAAATTAAAGATTATATTTTCAGGCAGCAGCGAATTGCACTTAAAAAGGGATGGGGTTGATTTATCAAGAAGAGCAATAGTTTACAACATGAATGGATTATCTTTTAGAGAATTTATTAATTTAGAAACAGGTTTAAATTTTCCTGCCGTAAGTATAAAAGATATTGTACAAAATCATTATGCCGTATCTTTGAATATTACAAATAAAATTAAGCCGCTATCATATTTTGAAAAATATTTAAATTATGGATACTATCCATTTTATAAGGAAAGCAAAAGTGGATATTTAATTAAATTATATAATGTTATAAATGAAGTGCTCGAAGGAGATATGGTAATCCTTGGACTTATACATCCTTCCCATATTCATAAAATTAAAAAACTTTTAGATATACTTTGTGCATCTGACCCTTTTAAAATTAATATAGAGAAACTTGCTGCTTCTGCAGAAATAGATAGAAATACAGTTTATAAATATATTAAAAACCTTAATGAATCACATTTAATTACGGTATTATATCAAAAAGCTAAAGGATATGGGATAATGACTAAACCTGAAAAATTATACCTGAATAATTCTAATTTAGTTTATGCTCTCTGCAATAATAACAGCTTGGGAACAATAAGAGAAATTTTTTTCATAAATCAAGTTTCAGCGGTAGTACAAAGAGTAAATAGCTATAAATCAGGAGATTTTATAGTTGACGATAAGTTTATTTTTGAAATAGGCGGAAAGAATAAAGATTTTTCACAAATAAAAGATATAGAAAATTCATTTCTTGCATTGGACGGAATAGAAATAGGCTATAAAAGAAAAATACCTCTTTGGCTTTTTGGATTTCTATATTAA